A stretch of Telopea speciosissima isolate NSW1024214 ecotype Mountain lineage chromosome 11, Tspe_v1, whole genome shotgun sequence DNA encodes these proteins:
- the LOC122645065 gene encoding uncharacterized protein LOC122645065, translating into MIKFGAWNTRGINDPGKRHAVLDWASVNNLVLFGLIETRVKESNFLNCSRMFANRWCCIHNYASASSGRIWVMWDEEYVSILPLLTTSQLVHVQVTVKSTHQVFGASFVYGANFASERVDLWNSMTQVRSMTSQPWVVLGDFNSLCYSNEKEGGRPLTLQMLQPLLDCLLRNDLTDLTWSGCHMTWSNRGCGDVCIASKIDRVLVDGNWMDVFPRSFVVFQNPGVSDHSPMVVTSDVPFRRRGKQFYFYNHWVDHVDFFPLVQDVWSQPNGSSPLFSFLIKLKALWSRLKHWSRGAFHGLDDQVHGLNCEIDSLQSQISANPFDPLLQQREVDSLCRLRHLLSVRESELKQRARVRWLQQGDNNTSFFHRSLRSRRSHNQITSIFSSAGVPLTGDEQIRNEAASHFGRAFMDTPQIITTSFTLPLQRGLDAADGDFLSGMFTLDEIKVVVFAADDESAPGVDGFGAGFFKKC; encoded by the coding sequence ATGATCAAATTTGGAGCATGGAATACCAGGGGTATTAATGACCCTGGTAAGCGACATGCAGTCTTGGATTGGGCGTCTGTTAATAACCTTGTTCTATTTGGCTTGATTGAGACTCGGGTTAAGGAGAGTAATTTTTTGAACTGTTCTAGGATGTTTGCTAATCGTTGGTGCTGTATACATAATTATGCTTCTGCGAGCTCAGGGAGGATTTGGGTTATGTGGGACGAAGAGTATGTCTCTATCTTACCTCTTCTCACTACTTCACAGCTGGTGCACGTGCAGGTTACAGTTAAGTCTACGCATCAGGTATTTGGTGCTAGTTTTGTTTATGGTGCAAATTTTGCGTCGGAGAGGGTTGATCTTTGGAATAGTATGACTCAAGTTAGATCTATGACATCCCAACCGTGGGTGGTTTTGGGAGATTTTAACTCTTTATGCTATTCCAATGAGAAAGAGGGTGGTCGGCCACTGACGCTTCAGATGCTACAACCTTTGTTAGATTGTTTACTTCGGAATGATCTCACCGATCTAACATGGTCTGGCTGTCACATGACTTGGAGTAACCGTGGATGTGGTGATGTTTGTATTGCGTCAAAGATTGACCGTGTGTTGGTAGATGGTAATTGGATGGATGTGTTCCCACGCTCTTTTGTGGTTTTCCAGAATCCAGGTGTGTCAGATCATAGTCCAATGGTTGTAACTTCTGATGTGCCATTTCGTAGGAGGGGTaagcaattttatttttataatcattGGGTGGACCATGTGGACTTTTTTCCACTAGTCCAAGATGTTTGGTCTCAGCCGAATGGTAGTTCCCCCCTCTTTTCATTTTTGATTAAATTGAAAGCCCTTTGGAGTCGATTAAAGCATTGGAGTAGGGGTGCCTTTCATGGATTGGACGACCAGGTGCATGGCCTTAATTGTGAGATTGATTCCTTACAATCACAAATAAGTGCCAACCCATTTGATCCATTGTTGCAGCAACGGGAGGTTGATTCTCTATGTAGGCTACGACATTTGTTGAGTGTTAGAGAATCTGAATTGAAGCAAAGGGCGCGGGTTCGTTGGTTGCAACAGGGTGACAACAATACTAGTTTCTTCCATCGATCCTTGAGATCTAGAAGGAGTCACAATCAGATCACTTCAATATTTTCAAGTGCTGGTGTGCCTCTAACAGGAGATGAACAGATTCGAAATGAGGCAGCTTCCCACTTCGGGAGGGCCTTTATGGACACCCCACAGATTATCACCACATCTTTTACTCTCCCTTTACAGCGGGGTTTAGATGCGGCTGATGGTGATTTCTTATCTGGGATGTTTACCCTAGATGAGATTAAGGTTGTTGTGTTTGCTGCTGATGATGAGAGTGCGCCTGGTGTTGACGGATTTGGGGCGGGTTTTTTCAAGAAGTGCTAG
- the LOC122646347 gene encoding RNA-binding protein 34: MGKKPKEQTPKENSRKEEVIGSTPDIFKTLLGDIPEEGSFSLFTSNNPFRRKPDQQQIGLGFASAEASQNPKTPNPDNDGDSQIESKKRKRHKEKKPNADAVDDSIDNGGSKNLEEKKRKKSIERNLNSDVDMVDNGTNEEESKDGLHVEVGKKTKKKRKRDEVEEEYERRNYGVVEKDESEEVGSGKKGVGEKRKKMDDPEDLLVSKEGFDDESKLLRTVFVGNLPLKVKKKALLKEFSCFGEIESVRIRSVPLLDSKIPRKGAILKGKINEAVDSVHAYIVFKDEQVAQSSLTHNMAVVGGNHIRVDMACPPRKKLKGENAALYDRKRTVFVGNLPFDVKDEELYRLFCGINQLDSSIEAVRVIRDPHTSMGKGIAYVLFKTRDAANMVVKMKNLKLRDRDLRLCHAKSDVTPSKKRNASPVWTDRSSSKRLAVTPSENSADGNKKPKAKGDLSYQGLRANKAGVQKKMSFSPRTIEQGKFQSKKGPERKVREIKRPAVAARKTKALGTKDGGLSKQVGNKRKLGITTPGNSPKNKKARKIR, translated from the exons ATGGGAAAGAAACCAAAGGAGCAAACGCCTAAAGAGAATAGCCGGAAGGAAGAGGTCATCGGTTCTACTCCcgacatcttcaaaacccttcTCGGAGACATCCCCGAAGAGGGTagcttctctctcttcacctCCAACAACCCCTTCCGTCGCAAACCCGACCAACAACAAATAGGTTTAGGGTTTGCTTCAGCTGAAgcttctcaaaaccctaaaactccaAACCCAGACAACGATGGCGATTCCCAGATTGAGTCGAAGAAGAGAAAGCGacacaaagaaaagaaaccaaatGCTGATGCTGTCGACGATTCGATAGATAATGGAGGTTCGAAGAatttggaagagaaaaagaggaagaaatcgATAGAGAGAAACCTTAATTCGGACGTTGATATGGTCGACAATGGTACAAATGAGGAAGAAAGCAAGGATGGTCTCCATGTTGAGGTggggaagaagacgaagaagaagaggaagagggatgAGGTTGAGGAGGAGTATGAGAGGAGGAATTATGGAGTAGTTGAGAAGGATGAGAGTGAAGAGGTGGGTTCGGGTAAGAAAGGTGTgggggagaagaggaagaagatggatgaTCCTGAGGACTTGTTGGTTTCAAAGGAAGGTTTTGATGACGAAAGCAAGCTCTTGAGGACTGTTTTTGTTGGGAATTTGCCgttgaaggtgaagaagaaagCGTTGTTGAAGGAGTTTAGCTGTTTTGGGGAGATTGAATCAGTTCGGATTCGGTCTGTGCCGCTCTTAGAT AGCAAAATACCCAGGAAAGGTGCAATTTTGAAGGGAAAGATAAATGAAGCCGTGGACAG TGTTCATGCGTACATTGTTTTCAAAGATGAGCAGGTTGCACAGTCTTCTTTGACCCACAATATGGCAGTG GTTGGGGGAAATCATATACGTGTTGATATGGCATGCCCACCTCGTAAGAAACTGAAGGGAGAGAATGCTGCACTTTATGATAGAAAGAGAACTGTGTTTGTTGGAAATCTCCCATTTGATGTGAAG GATGAAGAACTTTATCGGTTGTTTTGTGGGATTAACCAGTTGGATTCTAGCATTGAAGCTGTCCGGGTTATCAGAGATCCTCATACGAGCATGGGGAAGGGCATTGCTTATGTCTTGTTTAAAACAAGG GATGCAGCCAACATGGTTGTTAAGATGAAGAACTTGAAGCTCCGAGACCGTGACTTGAGGCTCTGCCATGCCAAATCTGATGTGACAccatcaaagaaaagaaatgcatCCCCTGTATGGACAGATAGATCCTCTTCGAAGAGATTGGCTGTGACTCCTAGTGAGAATTCAGCTGATGGAAATAAAAAGCCCAAAGCAAAGGGTGACCTTTCTTACCAGGGCCTGCGGGCAAACAAAGCAGGGGTGCAGAAGAAAATGAGTTTCTCTCCAAGAACCATTGAACAGGGGAAATTTCAGTCTAAGAAAGGGCCTGAGAGGAAAGTACGTGAGATCAAACGACCTGCAGTTGCTGCCAGGAAAACGAAGGCCCTTGGCACGAAGGATGGGGGATTGTCCAAACAGGTAGGGAACAAACGAAAGCTGGGAATCACGACGCCAGGGAACTCCCCCAAGAACAAGAAAGCTAGGAAGATCAGGTAG
- the LOC122645066 gene encoding uncharacterized protein LOC122645066, whose protein sequence is MNMPREVKLSLLTLVSKGDAPSTFNDYRPIAISSFIYRFIAKLLANRINKVMHKLVGVSQTAFMEGRHIEDNVLLCQELLYGYHSSKGMPRFSAKIDLQKAYDSVQWSFLVTLLLWLNFPPIFITWVSNCIINPSYVVSLNGAQSPLFSTNRGLRQGCPMSPFLFNIVLQVFTDSLFVAAKAGTFQYHQFCAKPELTSVCFADDLFIFGKATTSNAITLKKLLDEFSGLFGLSINHGKSSLFFANCDAGIKGWFECTLNMSEGHLPIKYLGVPLATQGPRACDFQLLISKVEHKISSWSARMLSFAGRLTLLKSIVMGCISNWVDTRWLGRLFVGQKRRGGLGLRRLRDWNTTALMRHVWSLSSKQESCWSLFVLHRWLKRHSVWSLTLPSQCSISFREILKTRHLAACCTRTLIHFGEGTLSWFDPWLANGPIAQPGILIADSLSRGVFDCVSHILADDQKWVNQTQDVALNDRWEEIQSTKVHKKLRGDLVVWTPTSSGMFSLKSAWNVVHSGSERKELCDLIWYSHSQPRFSFVYWVALWGRLPVRWLLAGWGIGIHFSCFLCGVVVETIDHLLIECPFSSVVWKDVLILNGFNRQPVGSWNDEVQWLVTHFDGRSLPDSVQKFSFNSSVYRIWQERNDRAHQRRPSSTTTVLNRIISDVRGRFSSLVLKMEDTSRQRDFFARWGIPVVFTLPFATQHTWPAPPVGWVAINCDGSVKDASGGFGAIGRNHLGQPVFALAGGLQGTSVICLELEAI, encoded by the exons ATGAATATGCCAAGGGAGGTCAAGCTTTCTCTCTTAACCCTTGTCTCCAAAGGTGATGCTCCATCAACTTTCAATGACTATCGGCCGATTGCTATAAGTTCTTTTATTTACCGATTCATTGCAAAGTTGTTAGCTAACAGGATCAATAAGGTGATGCACAAGCTTGTGGGTGTTAGTCAAACTGCTTTCATGGAGGGAAGACACATTGAGGATAATGTCTTACTCTGCCAGGAGTTACTGTATGGTTACCATAGTAGCAAGGGGATGCCTAGATTCTCGGCAAAAATTGATTTGCAGAAGGCTTATGATTCAGTGCAATGGAGTTTTTTGGTCACTTTGCTCCTCTGGTTGAATTTTCCTCCTATATTTATAACTTGGGTTTCTAATTGTATTATTAATCCTAGTTATGTTGTTTCTCTTAATGGTGCACAGTCCCCATTATTTTCAACAAATAGGGGTCTGCGACAAGGGTGTCCAATGTCCCCTTTTCTGTTTAATATTGTGCTTCAGGTCTTTACGGATTCCTTGTTTGTGGCAGCTAAGGCGGGAACTTTTCAATACCACCAGTTCTGTGCCAAGCCTGAATTGACCTCTGTATGCTTTGCCGATGATCTCTTTATTTTTGGTAAGGCTACTACTTCCAATGCTATTACATTGAAGAAGCTGCTTGATGAGTTTTCGGGGCTTTTTGGACTTTCGATAAATCATGGAAAGTCCTCTCTATTTTTTGCAAACTGTGATGCTGGAATCAAGGGCTGGTTTGAGTGCACTTTGAACATGAGTGAAGGACATTTGCCTATTAAATACCTGGGTGTCCCTCTTGCAACACAAGGGCCTAGGGCATGTGATTTTCAGCTGTTAATCTCAAAGGTGGAACACAAGATTTCTTCTTGGAGTGCTAGGATGCTTTCTTTTGCAGGGAGATTGACCTTACTTAAGTCTATTGTTATGGGTTGTATTTCCAATTGG GTAGACACAAGGTGGCTTGGAAGGCTGTTTGTCGGCCAAAAGAGGAGGGGGGGTCTTGGCTTGCGACGGCTCCGTGACTGGAATACTACAGCTTTGATGCGCCACGTCTGGTCACTCTCTTCTAAACAAGAGAGTTGTTGGTCATTATTTGTTCTTCATCGATGGCTAAAAAGGCATTCAGTTTGGTCATTGACTCTGCCTAGCCAATGTTCGATCTCTTTTCGTGAAATCCTGAAGACCAGACATCTGGCTGCGTGTTGCACTCGCACACTCATACATTTTGGAGAGGGAACTCTGTCGTGGTTCGATCCTTGGTTGGCCAATGGGCCGATTGCCCAACCTGGGATATTAATTGCTGATTCTCTTAGTCGTGGTGTATTTGATTGTGTTAGTCATATATTGGCGGATGATCAGAAGTGGGTTAATCAAACGCAGGATGTTGCTCTCAATGATAGATGGGAGGAGATTCAATCGACGAAGGTACACAAAAAGCTCCGTGGTGACCTGGTGGTATGGACTCCAACCTCTAGTGGGATGTTTAGTCTGAAGAGTGCATGGAACGTGGTGCACAGTGGCAGTGAGCGCAAGGAATTGTGCGATCTGATTTGGTATTCGCATTCTCAACCCAGATTCTCGTTTGTCTATTGGGTTGCATTGTGGGGCAGGCTGCCGGTTCGATGGTTACTTGCTGGTTGGGGGATAGGCATACACTTCTCTTGTTTTCTATGTGGGGTTGTAGTGGAAACAATTGATCATCTTTTAATTGAATGTCCTTTCTCTTCTGTTGTGTGGAAGGATGTTCTCATTCTGAATGGTTTTAATAGACAACCGGTGGGTTCTTGGAATGATGAAGTTCAATGGCTGGTTACCCACTTCGATGGAAGATCGCTGCCTGACTCGGTGCAGAAGTTTAGCTTCAATTCCTCAGTTTATCGGATCTGGCAAGAGAGGAATGATAGGGCGCATCAACGGCGACCGAGCTCGACTACAACAGTTTTGAATCGCATTATAAGCGATGTTAGAGGCAGATTTTCAAGTCTAGTTTTGAAGATGGAGGACACTAGCCGACAAAGGGACTTTTTTGCAAGATGGGGCATTCCGGTGGTGTTTACTTTGCCATTCGCTACGCAACACACCTGGCCAGCTCCACCTGTGGGGTGGGTTGCCATCAATTGTGATGGCTCTGTTAAGGATGCATCTGGTGGTTTTGGAGCCATTGGGAGGAATCATCTGGGGCAGCCGGTTTTTGCTCTAGCAGGAGGGTTACAAGGGACGAGTGTTATTTGTTTGGAGCTTGAGGCGATTTGA